In Methanocalculus alkaliphilus, the sequence ACCTGATGCGGCCGGATATCATCTTTGTTGCGGGTATCTGGGTCGGGCTTCTTGCCGTCATCCTCGATGGCATCGCCGGCGGTATCGAGGCGGAGCTGAAGAGGAGGTTTGGATCATGGTGAGCCTTGAGCTGCTGGGAACGCCGATTCTCCAGCATATCATCCTCGCATATACCGCTCTCTTTGCAAGTATTGCCCTTGGGATACCACTTGCCATCCTTGCCCTCTACAGCCGGCCCCTCCAACGAATCGTCATGGTCATGGCAAACCTGATGCAGGCGGTTCCAACCTTTGCCGTTGTTGCCTTCGTCGTTCCGCTCATCGGGATCGGGTTCTGGCCTGCGATCATCGCCATCCTCCTCCGGGCTCTCCTCCCGATCATCAAAAATACCTGGGTCGGGCTTTCGTCCCTGGATCCCGCACTCATCGCCTCTGCCGAGGGGATCGGCCTCTCCCAATGGGAGATCATCAGGTATGTCCGGCTCCCGAATGCCTATCCCGCAATCTTTGCCGGGGTGAAGTTCGCCGCGATCCTTGCAAACAGTGTCGCGATACTGACGGCAATGATCGGGAGCGGCGGGCTTGGAACAATCGTCTTCGAAGGACTTGCCGGGGTGAATATGATGAAGATGATGTCGGGGGCTCTCCCTGCCATCGGGATCGCTCTCTTCCTCGATACCTCATTTGGATGGCTGGAGAAGAGGATGGTCCCACCAGGGACGAGATAACCCTCCCCTGAGGATAGATGCGAAGAAATTTGAAGTCATCGCCATAGTATTATTAAAGGGTGGCTAATACTACTGGTATGAGAAGACTTTGCACAATAGCAGCCCTCCTTCTGGTGGCATCCATTGCCCTGGTTGTGGCCGGCTGCGTCTCTGAACCTCAGCCTCAACCGGATAATGACATACAACCGCCTCTTCCCGGGACAACATGGCAGCTCTCCACCTTCTATGATGATGGATCGCCATCAGCGGTCCTGCCAGGAACGGTGATCACGCTCCGGTTTGATGAAGAGACCTTAGCCGGATCTGCCGGATGTAACCAGTACTTCGGATCCTACAGCCTTACTGGATTTGAGATCTCCATCGGGGCACTTGGATCGACCCTGATGTACTGTGCAGAACCAGGTGTCATGGATCAGGAGACGCTTTATCTCTCCCTCCTCGGCGATGCAGACATAATTGCTGTCGATGAAGAGAAGCTTACCCTGTCGGCTGCTGATGGTTCCCCCCTCCTCGTCTTTGATCGGGTCCGGGAGATCCCCGCAATCCCTGATGAGGAGATAGCCGACTACGTCAAAGGATCAGAATGGAGGCTCACCACATTCCATTATGATGATGTAGTCTCATCTGTCATCTCCGGATCGGAGATAACACTCATCTTCCACGAAGAGAGCATTTCCGGCTCTGCCGGATGTAACCGGTATATGGGATCATACAGCGTGGATGGAGCCGGGATCTCCATAGGAGCGATCGGAGCCACGAAGATGTTCTGTGGAGAGGCTGGCATTATGGAGCAGGAGGGGCGATATATCTCCCTCCTTGGTGAGGCAGAGGTCATTGCTGTCGATGGTGAGACGCTCACCCTCTCTGATGCTGACGGCTCCCCCCTTCTCACCTTCGAGCGTATCACAGAGTTACCCGAACCTTCCCTGACAGGAGTGCAGTGGAGGCTTGTATCCATCACAGAGAAGGGATATGTTTCAGAAGCCATCCCTGAGCGGGCAGTAACCGCAACCTTTGATGGCGAGCGAATCTCAGGCTCCGGTGGATGCAACAGCTACTCTGCGGGCTACCAGATGGATGGTTCGATGCTGGTGATCGATCACCCGGTCTCAACCCTGGTCTACTGCGAGACTCCCCCGGGCCTGATGGATCAGGAGAGCCGGTTCTTCTCTCTCCTGCCGGAGATGACCGGGTATATCATTGAGAATGGTTCTCTCACCCTCTCCTCTGCCGATGGGGGTATTTCTCTCTCATTTGTCAGTGGAATATAGGACCTTCTTTCACCCCCGGATGATGGGGGTGGCGGGATGACCCCTTCTCCCCTCATGCATTTTTCAGAGCACGTAGTAAATAATTCAAATAGGACTTACGCACAATTTTAGTTGAGCCAAAAGATCAATATATTAGTAAAGCATAAAATAATGCGTGTCAAAGCAGTATCAAGTAACTGACAC encodes:
- a CDS encoding ABC transporter permease — encoded protein: MVSLELLGTPILQHIILAYTALFASIALGIPLAILALYSRPLQRIVMVMANLMQAVPTFAVVAFVVPLIGIGFWPAIIAILLRALLPIIKNTWVGLSSLDPALIASAEGIGLSQWEIIRYVRLPNAYPAIFAGVKFAAILANSVAILTAMIGSGGLGTIVFEGLAGVNMMKMMSGALPAIGIALFLDTSFGWLEKRMVPPGTR
- a CDS encoding META domain-containing protein translates to MRRLCTIAALLLVASIALVVAGCVSEPQPQPDNDIQPPLPGTTWQLSTFYDDGSPSAVLPGTVITLRFDEETLAGSAGCNQYFGSYSLTGFEISIGALGSTLMYCAEPGVMDQETLYLSLLGDADIIAVDEEKLTLSAADGSPLLVFDRVREIPAIPDEEIADYVKGSEWRLTTFHYDDVVSSVISGSEITLIFHEESISGSAGCNRYMGSYSVDGAGISIGAIGATKMFCGEAGIMEQEGRYISLLGEAEVIAVDGETLTLSDADGSPLLTFERITELPEPSLTGVQWRLVSITEKGYVSEAIPERAVTATFDGERISGSGGCNSYSAGYQMDGSMLVIDHPVSTLVYCETPPGLMDQESRFFSLLPEMTGYIIENGSLTLSSADGGISLSFVSGI